The sequence below is a genomic window from Salvelinus namaycush isolate Seneca chromosome 2, SaNama_1.0, whole genome shotgun sequence.
ACATTTTAAAGTTCCATGTACACAAATGAAGCTGGAGATACTGTACATGCCTGTCTCACGTGTAGGGCACAGTCTTCTGGAATGTAGCCTTGAAGCATGCATTGAATGTTTTCTCTCTGTTGACTTTGCTGGGAGTGGTGGTTGACAGGTTGTACTCAGAGAGGTTAGCTAATCTTAAGAGTTTACGCTAGCCAGTTTTCACTCATTGTATATCCACAACAACATTCACACTGTGCATTTCAATACATACCGCTGACCACACACTGCCATTGAGAGTGAGTGCCTTGCCAAGGCTGATACAGCAATGTGTAACTAATAAGATCTGTGATCAACCATTAAAACTAGCATAACTCAAATCTCCAAGAAGACCATCTCTCCATGTAACATTAGAGACTGAAATGGGAAAGATCCAACTAAGATCCTATCTATGATCCTTACACATTTTTCTCTCGGGTGACCCTTGTGAATGAATACCTGTACCGCCTCTCTGTGTTCCTGCGTTCCAGTGACTGGGGACTTTGACTGATTAAGATGCCAGGAATGTGAACACACCTTCCCGAGGCGGCAGAGTCACTCCTAACCCCATCTCCGTTTTAAACCTGTTTCTCCACTGTCACTAAGCGTCTTACACCTGCTCCTATTCTTTTACAGGAACTTTGCGAGAATCCCGAATTCATAGTCGGTGGGGCTGACAGGACAGACATATGTCAAGGAGCACTAGGTTTGTATACATAGTGCTTCTTATATGATCGTATATATCATACATCCATATCCAAACACTAGAAATAACAATAATATATTTGTCTCGGGACCACAAGAAAGCAGATTGCGGGCCTGATGTGGCCCCCGGGCCTTGAATTTAAGACTAGTCTCTATAGCATTACATACGACAGCTAAAATGGGGGGTTATCTCCATGGCTTTCAGTGTGTAGGTCCTGACtcattaaatctctctctctctgtctgtcactgtctgtgtCACCCAGGGGACTGCTGGCTCCTGGCAGCCATTGCCTCTCTGACCCTCCATAAGGAGACCCTGGCCAGAGTGGTGCCCAACGACCAGGGCTTTGACCGCAGCTACGCTGGCATCTTCCACTTTCAGGTAGACTCGCCCACTACAAAGCTATCAACTGCCCATCACATTTATTGACAGAATATTCAATTTTATCTATATGACAATATTACATTATTCACAGAATGTTTGAGTCTTAAATGTTAATtgttacagtggcaagaaaaagtatgtgaaccctttggaattacctgaaTTTCTGCAttatacaatttgatctgatcttcatctaagtcaaaACAATGGACAAAcatagtctgcttaaactaataacacacatatgattgtatttttcttgtttaTATTGAATATCATCATTTAAACATTTACAGTGTACGTtcaaaaaagtatgtgaacccctagggtaatgacttctccaaaagctaattggagtcaggcgTCAACTAACCTGGAGTTGAATCAATGAGGCGAGATTGGAGATTTTGATTAGAGCTGCCCAATAAAAAACActcaaaatttgagtttgctattcacaagaagcgtTTCCGGATGTGAACCATGCcacgaacaaaagagatctcagaagacctaagattaagaattgttgccttgcatgaagctggaaagggttacaaaagtatctctaaaagtcagtccacagtaagacaaattgtctataaatggagaaatttcATCAcagttgctactctccctaggagtggccgtcctgcaaagatgacagCAAGACCACAGCGCAGAaggctcaatgaggttaagaagaatcctagagtgtcagctaaagacttacagaaatttctggaagatgctaacatctgtgttgacgagtctacaatgcgtaaaacactaaacaagaatggtgttcatgggaggacaacatggaagaagccactgctgtccaaaaaaacccattgctgcacgtctgaagtttgcaaaagagcacctggatgttccacagcgcttctggcaaaatattctgtggacagatgaaactaaagttatGTTGTTTGGAAGGAATACGCAACACTATGTgcggagaaaaaaaggcacagcacaccaacatcaaaacctcatcccaactgtaaactatggtggagggagcatcatggtttggggctgcatcagggcctggacagcttgctatcatcaacagaaaaatgtcattttttatcaagacattttgcaggagaatgtaaggctatctgtccgccaattaaagctcaacagaagttaggtCATGCAACAGGACCACCCAaaagacagaagtaaatcaacaacagaatggcttgaacagaagaaaatacgccttctggagtgccCCAGTcaatcctgacctcaacccgattgagacgctgtggcatgacctcgagagcggttcacactagacatcccaagaatagtgtggaactgaaacagttttgtaaagaggaatggtccaaaattcctcctgaccgttgtgcaggtctgatccgcagctacagaaaacgttttgttgaggttattgctgccaaaggagggtcaacctgttattaaatccaagggttcacatactttttccaacctgcactgtgaatgtttacacggtgtgttcaatagaCATGAACAattaattgtttgtgtgttattagtttaagcagactgtttgtctattgttgtgacttggaTGAAAATCAGAtaaaatgttatgaccaatttctgcagaaatccaggtaattctaaagggttcacatacttatTATTCCCACTACACATAGTACTTACTGTATTGACATCAGTGATTACACAATTCTTTAGTTAAAGGAAGTCATCcgtaattataaactgggtggttcgagccctatATTCTgatttggctgacagccgtggtatatcagacaatataacatgggtatgacaaaatatttctttttactgctctaactacgttggtaaccagtttataatagcaataaggcacctcaaggtttgtggtatatggccaatataccacggctaagggctgtatccaggcactctgtgttGCATCGtgtgtaagaacagcccttagccgtggtatattggccttaTACCACACcgcctcgggccttattgcttaagtatagtctctctcctccagttCTGGCAGCACAACAGATGGCTGGACGTGGTGGTGGATGACCGACTGCCTGCTGTGAGGAACCGCCTGGTGCTGGTCCACTCTGCCTCCAACAACGAGTTTTGGAGCGCACTGCTGGAGAAGGCCTATGCCAAGTATGTGTAACTTGTAAACTTTTAAAAGTACAGGTATAACATTTATGCAAACTAAAATAGGTGTTTTCTACAACTATTGTCGGTTCTTATCACGTTTGCTTGATAGTGTGTAGTTCATGTAAAACATGAGTATTGGATGATTGTAACCAATTTTTCACCAAATACATGCAGACACTCCGCAAAGCTTGGGTTAATTTTCAGATGCCTGCAATTTGATGCCCATTagtcagcagcataccaccctgcataccactgctggcttgcttctgaagctaagcagggttggtcctggtcagtccctggatgggagaccagatgctgctggaagtggtgttggagggccagtaggaggcactctttcctctggtctaaaaaatatcccaatgccccagggcagtgattggggacactgtcctgtatagggtgccgtctttcggatgggacgttaaacgggtgtcctgactctctgaggtcattaaagatcccatggcacttatcgtaagagtaggggtgttaaccccggtgtcctggctaaattcccaatctggccctcaaaccatcatggtcacctaataatccccagtttacaattggctcattcatccccctcctctcccctgtaactattccccaggtcgttgctgcaaatgagaacgtgttctcagtcaacttacctggtaaaataacggtaaataaataaataaaaattatatcCCTAGTTAACCCATTCCAATCCATTCCTTGTCCTGTCAGGTTGAACGGGAGCTATGAGTCCCTGAAGGGAGGCTCTACCCTGGAGGCCATGGAGGACTTCACCGGTGGCGTGGGGGAGACGTACGAGACCAAAAGTGCTCCAACCGACCTCTTCAACATCATGAAGAAGGCCTACGACAGAGGCTCAATGATGGGCTGCTCTATCGACGTAAGGGCCCCCAAACCAGCGtctcagaataggagtgctgGTCAGATATAGGATCAGTTTTTGTCTTTTAGATTACAATGAATAAGATAATATAGACAGGATgaccctgatcctagatctgcactcCTACTACTatgagacactttgtgaatatGGGTCCAGGTTTGAGAGACATAGTCCTGGTCTTTGGTGGCTGATACAGTTTATGGTTTTTCCTCTCTCCAGATCACCAGCTCTGCTGAGTCAGAGGCCCAGACAGCTTCAGGACTGGTGAAGGGACACGCCTACTCCATCACAGGCCTTGAGGAGGTTAACTGCAGAGGGAAAAAGGTCAAGCTGATCCGGATCAGGAACCCTTGGGGACAGGTGGAATGGAACGGTGCCTGgagtgatgagtgagtccagttAATTTCCATCAGGTGTTGCTGAGATGAGTAGGAATAAAAACCAGCGTACACTATGCATTATGGGAGAGTGGTTATTCTGTCATCTGTTTTTTCTCTTACAGGTCCAGGGAGTGGAATGTGATCGACAGTTCTGAGAAGAAACGCATTCTTCAGAACTCCATGGATGATGGTGAATTCTGGTTAGTAACAACAGCGATTGTAATAGTTTTACATCTGGCACTACATCAAAGTTTCCCGCATGTTCAACAGCAATTGTTTTTCCAGTGGCCCTGAACAGTTACCGGACAAGGTCTGGGGACCACTCGTGTATAAAGTGAAGACTTTTCTGAATAAAAATGGTTGCTTGTTTCAGGATGGAGTTTGAGGACTTCAAGGCCAACTACGACAAGATAGAGATCTGCAACCTGACGCCGGACTCTCTGACGGACGACACCAAGCGGAAGTGGGAGGTGAACATGTTCGAGGGCAACTGGATCCGTGGCTCCACCGCAGGCGGCTGCAGGAACTTCATAGGTGAGAGGACAAGGTTGCAGACAGAAATGTAATAAATAGACTTGACTTGATTCCCTATTCTACATGAGAGATGAACATATATGTTCTACACAGTACATTTCTATCTGAGCTTTGTAATGTGACAGTCAGCTTGGTTCATACAAGTTTGATGACCCAGATAAAAGGAATGCCAATTGTATCTTTATGATAAATCCACTGTGCCAGAAGTGACCAACCCTGATTCTGGAATGCCAGATAGTGTAtgtaggcttttgttccagcccaatATAACCATTTTAACCTGTTTTCCCCCAGATACATTTTGGACCAACCCTCAGTTCAAGCTGACCCTGCTGCATGCTGACGATAATAATGATAAGTGCAGCGTGGTCATCGCTCTGATGCAGAAGAACCGCCGTGCGCTGAGGAAAGAGGGACTGGACCTGCAAACCATCGGTTTTGCTCTTTACGAGGTTAGAGAGACAACAGGCAAAGAGACCATATGCACAAACAATAGGAATACATTGGCTTTCAATTTCCTAGTACATGCTACCTATAGTTACTGTTATTGTGGTTCATCACAAAGTTCCTCATTAGAATTTGAAGGGTCTCTAAAAacttgtccctccctctctcttctccctcaggCCCCTGCAGATGAGGACCACCTGGGGAAAGACTTCTTCCGGTACAATGGGTCCAAGGCTCGCAGTAAGACCTACATCAACGTGAGGGAGATCTCCGAGCGCTTCACCTTGCCACCAGGGAACtacctgctggtgcccaccaccTTCCAGCCCCACGACGAGGCCGACTTCATCATACGCATCTTCTCTGAGAAGGCAGCCGGAACCATGTATGATATTTACATATTGTCtgtgaatcagaattagtttcaAGCAGATAGGTTGAATGAAAGCCCTTGATGGCTGTAGCCAATCCACACTAAGATTTGTTTGACTTTTAATATTGCATGTAGCCTAAATTGTCATTCAATGTAAGATTTGCTGGACAAGTTAATGTATGTGATAGAAAGCTATTCACAGGATGTTGTCATCAACAGGGAGATGGGAAACACAGTAGATGCTGATTTGCCCGATGTAAGTACTCTGCTATTGAATACCACAAAACTGTAATGCTCTTTACTT
It includes:
- the LOC120027646 gene encoding calpain-9-like, which gives rise to MMPAKSISTQGDGKTFEQLRQECLQKKRLFEDPDFPACDSSLYYSQSVPINFEWKRPGELCENPEFIVGGADRTDICQGALGDCWLLAAIASLTLHKETLARVVPNDQGFDRSYAGIFHFQFWQHNRWLDVVVDDRLPAVRNRLVLVHSASNNEFWSALLEKAYAKLNGSYESLKGGSTLEAMEDFTGGVGETYETKSAPTDLFNIMKKAYDRGSMMGCSIDITSSAESEAQTASGLVKGHAYSITGLEEVNCRGKKVKLIRIRNPWGQVEWNGAWSDESREWNVIDSSEKKRILQNSMDDGEFWMEFEDFKANYDKIEICNLTPDSLTDDTKRKWEVNMFEGNWIRGSTAGGCRNFIDTFWTNPQFKLTLLHADDNNDKCSVVIALMQKNRRALRKEGLDLQTIGFALYEAPADEDHLGKDFFRYNGSKARSKTYINVREISERFTLPPGNYLLVPTTFQPHDEADFIIRIFSEKAAGTMEMGNTVDADLPDPPMPSLPEEETDEEKGLRRMFEKIAGSDQAISAKELQQVLNGVLSRRREIKFNGLSLNTCHSIINLMDVDNSGQLEFQEFKVFWEKMKKWIMLFISYDTDRSGKMSSYELRIALKAAGMHLNTKLLQLLGLRFADENYDIDFDDYLTCIVRLENMFRVFQALDKSKTGQVNMNILQFLLLSMNV